The following proteins come from a genomic window of Thiothrix winogradskyi:
- a CDS encoding LysR family transcriptional regulator yields the protein MDTEQARTFLAIAAHGSFIAAASQLHLTQSTVSARIQRLEETLNVRLFVRNRSGASLTPAGRRFLEYAKRLVFTAEQAIHDVGSSSRYRATLRVGGRIALWEGFLPQWVGWMRRTNPDVAMRTEIGFEDDLMRRLIEGTLDMGLMYTPSHQPGLIVEHLFDERLILVSSRPDVHEPGSGYVHVDWGASFHAQHRQSFPQMETPALVANIGWLAIQLVLANGGCCFLPVRLAQPFLMTGQLFRVLGAPEYDHPAYMVYPQKAESMVLEQAVQGLREVAKQQGEAAVFVPR from the coding sequence ATGGATACAGAACAAGCCCGTACCTTCCTTGCCATTGCTGCTCATGGCAGTTTTATTGCGGCTGCCAGCCAGCTACACCTCACACAATCCACCGTCAGTGCACGGATTCAACGACTGGAGGAAACCTTGAATGTGCGGCTATTCGTGCGCAACCGTTCCGGCGCGAGCTTGACTCCGGCGGGACGGCGTTTTCTGGAATATGCCAAACGGCTGGTATTTACCGCAGAACAAGCAATTCACGATGTCGGTTCATCCAGCCGTTACCGCGCCACACTGCGTGTCGGTGGGCGCATTGCCTTGTGGGAAGGTTTTTTGCCGCAATGGGTCGGGTGGATGCGTCGCACCAATCCCGATGTGGCGATGCGCACGGAAATCGGCTTTGAAGATGACCTGATGCGCCGTTTGATTGAAGGCACGCTCGACATGGGTTTGATGTACACGCCCAGTCATCAGCCGGGGTTAATCGTTGAGCATTTGTTTGACGAACGCTTGATTCTGGTCAGTAGTCGCCCCGATGTTCACGAACCGGGGTCGGGTTATGTCCATGTTGATTGGGGCGCAAGTTTTCATGCGCAACACCGCCAAAGTTTCCCGCAAATGGAAACGCCTGCGTTGGTGGCGAATATCGGCTGGTTAGCGATACAACTGGTGCTGGCGAATGGTGGTTGCTGTTTTTTGCCGGTGCGTTTGGCACAGCCGTTTTTGATGACGGGGCAATTGTTTCGGGTGTTGGGTGCGCCGGAATACGATCATCCGGCGTACATGGTTTATCCGCAAAAAGCCGAGAGCATGGTGTTGGAACAGGCGGTGCAGGGTTTGCGGGAAGTGGCGAAGCAGCAAGGGGAGGCTGCCGTTTTTGTGCCGCGTTAA